In Osmia bicornis bicornis chromosome 1, iOsmBic2.1, whole genome shotgun sequence, the following proteins share a genomic window:
- the LOC114870860 gene encoding uncharacterized protein LOC114870860 isoform X3, giving the protein MTLPSKMAVNMEVEMNTSKGVDTQLSTSNSAEFNNSIRKDTESIENVENSLSSLKNVTIDSEKHDDTTIYAQLEDSEIYVKDLEDNRISTNEEEKVCTESEEKEFSEDGKILKNDCKTEQLRTMSENSTDGHVSQPPLAFTIDFGSKEVDATKYQNLFERYNARHKRNLSTSKVEINTKKPSTLGSSNLMQKQKVSSTHSEGYFSSEDDTKRKTDQLSEKLKQLGSKSSNVSKKSECTVKTSNFQNKQDTMSRSFEQSKQNKYSNKNLSLELGNIDKINAAPHWLPQKSATINDLSRIQLNNYDDDTEKLYTKNIDAADDYEHSSDVSEKVSNINYVKRKSVNTKEHNLSSVSYTMEVNPDDPTETDIDVFNVSNIDGGSDGAVSEAGTYTIHKDYTDEEKARMDIDKVFSVGVLTAEERNEACIHSFKMCVSRDNSTWISEWATQVAEHNSLPPAIDGSTSCTPPLSPSKIPSPIHSRSQRLARSRYEQKDGNLNSESYLRIRERIGLISNQSTLIDSGGESDDDTSNSYNTPPQSSQQTPVHGALARRGSLSESLFRRINTSEARKSIRKYLNLNKSKTENTATELSSPSKDFTSLHLGRRSSSLDRRECTSNATECNTSKKSSVKYYQDDEIKYPNSPVLSRLRPSTPKLTNSPIVARKTITQIVNSPVLERTKHLAKSSPQAKNIGYFTCVENSPYMLRKSNSTASYQEGNVGFNNKEMLIKTDSVLQNSPILQRNLSIQRSCSNANIRNVKSQSQSSRRSSFNSSDIDKTSSGGVYVAASDSSSEAGEQQAKSSLASVSSGIKLNRAFSIRRARLNCESDTTPNTTPEERRRRAQSEVKSTAINKQQNYHRSRANNVNPHTKESLKKSEITKPRAVSISRTDSTRQSMRVPKSTHHTSGIQRPNQKANKDQKSGRSNSTLTSKEVEFQNWKRRKSYDPMKAAAEGRKKLIDNSKKHHSTEDSSGNHDSSVLRSASFHGTGGALSLTNEWSDNELNIAQDDHHIPPPCSPQLESDSDLETSYYLQTTQNVVSAMSARITVCRSPLIDSDNESDEDTSHSLHKNVSKALHEHTDTESSDDRQPNVHSVAPNTKYNRAFSLRRARLDLQPTKLPTNVNKNKSVTHDTREKSESVTTISRTDSGRFSMRSSRPNSGSKIKPKPKFTAPNAKEVEMQNWKRRKSYDPMKAAMEGRKKAGLAKKNANANLSPRTDSDR; this is encoded by the exons ATGACGTTACCTTCAAAAA TGGCTGTGAATATGGAAGTAGAAATGAATACATCAAAAGGGGTTGACACTCAACTTTCGACAAGCAATTCGGCGGAATTTAATAACAGCATTCGAAAGGACACTGAAAGCATCGAGAATGTTGAAAATTCGTTGTCATCCCTTAAAAATGTAACGATTGATAGCGAGAAACACGATGATACTACTATATACGCACAACTGGAAGATTCAGAAATTTATGTAAAAGATCTGGAAGATAATCGAATATCAACgaacgaagaggaaaaagTATGTACTGAAAGTGAGGAAAAAGAATTCTCAGAGGAtgggaaaattttaaaaaacgaTTGCAAGACTGAACAATTAAGAACAATGTCAGAAAATTCTACTGATGGACACGTGTCCCAACCTCCATTAGCTTTTACAATTGATTTTGGCAGTAAGGAAGTTGATGCAACcaaatatcaaaatttatttgaaagataTAATGCTAGACATAAACGAAATTTATCTACATCCAAG gtagaaataaatacaaaaaaacCTAGTACTTTGGGTTCTTCGAATTTAATGCAAAAACAAAAAGTTTCTAGTACACATTCGGAGGGTTATTTTAGTAGCGAGGATGATACAAAACGAAAAACAGATCAACTGTCAGAGAAATTGAAGCAGCTGG gTTCAAAATCATCTAATGTTTCTAAGAAATCTGAATGCACTGTAAAAacatcaaattttcaaaacaaaCAAGATACAATGTCTAGATCTTTTGAGCAATCAAAGCAAAATAAGTATTCCAATAAAAATCTCTCTTTAGAACTTGGCAATATAGACAAAATAAATGCCGCACCTCATTGGCTACCACAAAAATCTGCAACAATAAATGATTTAAGTcgaattcaattaaataattatgatGATGATACCGAAAAGTTATATACGAAAAATATTGATGCTGCAGATGACTATGAACATTCATCTGATGTCTCAGAAAAAGTTTCTAATATCAATTATGTTAAACGTAAAAGCGTTAATACAAAGGAACATAATTTGTCCAGTGTTAGTTATACAATGGAAGTAAATCCAGATGATCCAACTGAAACAGATATAGATGTTTTTAATGTTAGTAATATCGATGGAGGATCAGATGGTGCTGTTAGCGAAGCAGGAACATATACAATTCACAAGGATTACACTGATGAAGAAAAAGCAAGAATGGATATTGACAAAGTATTTAGCGTTGGTGTTTTAACTGCAGAGGAAAGAAACGAAGCATGTATTCATAGCTTTAAG ATGTGTGTTTCAAGAGACAATAGTACATGGATATCAGAATGGGCGACTCAAGTAGCAGAACATAATTCTCTTCCACCTGCAATCGATGGATCAACTAGTTGCACCCCTCCGTTAAGTCCTTCCAAAATACCGTCTCCTATTCATAGTAGATCTCAAAGACTGGCTCGTAGTCGCTAT GAACAGAAAGATGGTAATTTAAATTCAGAATCGTATCTCAGAATAAGGGAAAGAATTGGTCTAATTTCGAACCAAAGTACACTTATTGATTCTGGCGGAGAATCAGATGACGATACCAGTAATAGTTATAATACACCGCCACAAAGTTCCCAACAAACACCGGTGCACGGTGCTTTGGCAAGAAGAGGAAGTTTGTCTGAATCTCTTTTTAGAAGAATTAACACCAGTGAAGCTAGGAAAAGTATTcgcaaatatttaaatttgaacAAATCAAAGACTGAAAATACAGCCACTGAATTAAGTAGTCCGTCCAAAGATTTTACTTCCCTTCATTTAGGAAGACGAAGTAGTTCCTTGGACAG gAGAGAATGTACATCGAATGCAACAGAATGTAATACGTCCAAAAAGAGCAGCGTGAAGTATTACCAAGatgatgaaattaaatatccaAATAGTCCCGTTTTGAGTCGTTTAAGACCGTCTACGCCAAAATTAACTAACAGTCCAATTGTTGCACGTAAAACAATCACGCAAATAGTTAATTCACCAGTATTAGAAAGAACTAAACATTTAGCAAAATCTTCCCCTCAGGCTAAAAATATTGGGTATTTCACTTGTGTTGAAAACAG TCCATATATGTTAAGGAAATCTAATAGTACCGCAAGTTACCAAGAAGGAAACGTTGGCTTTAAtaataaggaaatgttaataaaaactGACAGTGTTCTTCAAAATAGTCCAATTCTTCAACGTAATTTAAGTATCCAAAGATCTTGCAGCAACGCAAATATTAGAAATGTAAAATCACAAAGCCAATCATCTCGTCGTAGTAGTTTCAATAGCAGTGATATTGATAAAACATCTTCGGGAGGAGTATACGTTGCTGCTTCTGATAGTAGCAGCGAGGCCGGTGAACAACAGGCAAAATCTTCATTAGCTTCAGTATCCTctggaattaaattaaaccGAGCTTTTAGTATCAGAAGAGCTag ATTAAACTGTGAATCTGATACTACACCGAATACTACACCAGAAGAAAGGCGTAGAAGAGCACAAAGTGAAGTAAAATCAACAGCtataaataaacaacaaaATTATCATAGAAGTCGTGCGAATAATGTGAATCCGCATACTAAagaatctttaaaaaaatcagAAATTACAAAACCTAGAGCTGTATCTATATCAAGAACTGATAGTACTAGACAGAGTATGAGAGTGCCAAAATCGACGCAT cATACTTCCGGCATACAACGTCCTAATCAAAAAGCAAATAAGGATCAGAAATCTGGTAGAAGTAATTCGACATTAACTTCCAAAGAAGTAGAATTCCAAAATTGGAAACGAAGAAAGAGTTATGACCCGATGAAAGCAGCTGCCGAAGgtagaaagaaattaatagaTAATTCAAAGAAGCATCACAGCACAGAAGACAGTTCAGGAAA CCATGATAGTTCCGTATTAAGATCGGCAAGTTTCCATGGAACTGGCGGTGCTCTTTCATTAACCAATGAATGGTCCGACAACGAATTAAATATTGCTCAAGATGACCATCACATACCTCCACCGTGTAGTCCACAGTTG GAAAGCGATAGTGACTTAGAAACATCGTATTACTTACAAACAACACAAAATGTAGTATCAGCTATGTCAGCTCGTATAACAGTTTGTCGTTCACCTTTAATAGATTCAGATAATGAAAGCGATGAGGATACTAGTCATAGCTTACATAAAAATGTATCAAAAGCATTACACGAGCATACTGATACAGAAAGTAGTGATGATCGTCAGCCTAATGTCCATAGTGTTGCCCCAAACACTAAATATAACAGAGCATTTAG tTTACGCAGAGCACGATTAGACTTACAACCTACTAAATTGCCtacaaatgtaaataaaaataaatcagtCACACATGATACTCGAGAAAAATCTGAGTCTGTAACAACCATTAGCAGAACTGATTCTGGACGTTTCAGCATGCGGTCAAGTAGACCAAATTCa GGATCTAAGATAAAACCAAAACCAAAATTTACAGCGCCTAATGCAAAAGAGGTAGAAATGCAAAATTGGAAACGTCGTAAAAGTTATGATCCCATGAAAGCAGCAATGGAAGGGAGAAAAAAGGCAGGATTAGCAAAGAAAAATGCAAATGCCAATCTTTCCCCAAG GACCGATAGCGATCGATAA
- the LOC114870860 gene encoding uncharacterized protein LOC114870860 isoform X2 — translation MEVEMNTSKGVDTQLSTSNSAEFNNSIRKDTESIENVENSLSSLKNVTIDSEKHDDTTIYAQLEDSEIYVKDLEDNRISTNEEEKVCTESEEKEFSEDGKILKNDCKTEQLRTMSENSTDGHVSQPPLAFTIDFGSKEVDATKYQNLFERYNARHKRNLSTSKVEINTKKPSTLGSSNLMQKQKVSSTHSEGYFSSEDDTKRKTDQLSEKLKQLGSKSSNVSKKSECTVKTSNFQNKQDTMSRSFEQSKQNKYSNKNLSLELGNIDKINAAPHWLPQKSATINDLSRIQLNNYDDDTEKLYTKNIDAADDYEHSSDVSEKVSNINYVKRKSVNTKEHNLSSVSYTMEVNPDDPTETDIDVFNVSNIDGGSDGAVSEAGTYTIHKDYTDEEKARMDIDKVFSVGVLTAEERNEACIHSFKMCVSRDNSTWISEWATQVAEHNSLPPAIDGSTSCTPPLSPSKIPSPIHSRSQRLARSRYEQKDGNLNSESYLRIRERIGLISNQSTLIDSGGESDDDTSNSYNTPPQSSQQTPVHGALARRGSLSESLFRRINTSEARKSIRKYLNLNKSKTENTATELSSPSKDFTSLHLGRRSSSLDRRECTSNATECNTSKKSSVKYYQDDEIKYPNSPVLSRLRPSTPKLTNSPIVARKTITQIVNSPVLERTKHLAKSSPQAKNIGYFTCVENSPYMLRKSNSTASYQEGNVGFNNKEMLIKTDSVLQNSPILQRNLSIQRSCSNANIRNVKSQSQSSRRSSFNSSDIDKTSSGGVYVAASDSSSEAGEQQAKSSLASVSSGIKLNRAFSIRRARLNCESDTTPNTTPEERRRRAQSEVKSTAINKQQNYHRSRANNVNPHTKESLKKSEITKPRAVSISRTDSTRQSMRVPKSTHHTSGIQRPNQKANKDQKSGRSNSTLTSKEVEFQNWKRRKSYDPMKAAAEGRKKLIDNSKKHHSTEDSSGNHDSSVLRSASFHGTGGALSLTNEWSDNELNIAQDDHHIPPPCSPQLESDSDLETSYYLQTTQNVVSAMSARITVCRSPLIDSDNESDEDTSHSLHKNVSKALHEHTDTESSDDRQPNVHSVAPNTKYNRAFSLRRARLDLQPTKLPTNVNKNKSVTHDTREKSESVTTISRTDSGRFSMRSSRPNSGSKIKPKPKFTAPNAKEVEMQNWKRRKSYDPMKAAMEGRKKAGLAKKNANANLSPSNVARSRSFHGSSGFGVSDWSEEELAISADETTIY, via the exons ATGGAAGTAGAAATGAATACATCAAAAGGGGTTGACACTCAACTTTCGACAAGCAATTCGGCGGAATTTAATAACAGCATTCGAAAGGACACTGAAAGCATCGAGAATGTTGAAAATTCGTTGTCATCCCTTAAAAATGTAACGATTGATAGCGAGAAACACGATGATACTACTATATACGCACAACTGGAAGATTCAGAAATTTATGTAAAAGATCTGGAAGATAATCGAATATCAACgaacgaagaggaaaaagTATGTACTGAAAGTGAGGAAAAAGAATTCTCAGAGGAtgggaaaattttaaaaaacgaTTGCAAGACTGAACAATTAAGAACAATGTCAGAAAATTCTACTGATGGACACGTGTCCCAACCTCCATTAGCTTTTACAATTGATTTTGGCAGTAAGGAAGTTGATGCAACcaaatatcaaaatttatttgaaagataTAATGCTAGACATAAACGAAATTTATCTACATCCAAG gtagaaataaatacaaaaaaacCTAGTACTTTGGGTTCTTCGAATTTAATGCAAAAACAAAAAGTTTCTAGTACACATTCGGAGGGTTATTTTAGTAGCGAGGATGATACAAAACGAAAAACAGATCAACTGTCAGAGAAATTGAAGCAGCTGG gTTCAAAATCATCTAATGTTTCTAAGAAATCTGAATGCACTGTAAAAacatcaaattttcaaaacaaaCAAGATACAATGTCTAGATCTTTTGAGCAATCAAAGCAAAATAAGTATTCCAATAAAAATCTCTCTTTAGAACTTGGCAATATAGACAAAATAAATGCCGCACCTCATTGGCTACCACAAAAATCTGCAACAATAAATGATTTAAGTcgaattcaattaaataattatgatGATGATACCGAAAAGTTATATACGAAAAATATTGATGCTGCAGATGACTATGAACATTCATCTGATGTCTCAGAAAAAGTTTCTAATATCAATTATGTTAAACGTAAAAGCGTTAATACAAAGGAACATAATTTGTCCAGTGTTAGTTATACAATGGAAGTAAATCCAGATGATCCAACTGAAACAGATATAGATGTTTTTAATGTTAGTAATATCGATGGAGGATCAGATGGTGCTGTTAGCGAAGCAGGAACATATACAATTCACAAGGATTACACTGATGAAGAAAAAGCAAGAATGGATATTGACAAAGTATTTAGCGTTGGTGTTTTAACTGCAGAGGAAAGAAACGAAGCATGTATTCATAGCTTTAAG ATGTGTGTTTCAAGAGACAATAGTACATGGATATCAGAATGGGCGACTCAAGTAGCAGAACATAATTCTCTTCCACCTGCAATCGATGGATCAACTAGTTGCACCCCTCCGTTAAGTCCTTCCAAAATACCGTCTCCTATTCATAGTAGATCTCAAAGACTGGCTCGTAGTCGCTAT GAACAGAAAGATGGTAATTTAAATTCAGAATCGTATCTCAGAATAAGGGAAAGAATTGGTCTAATTTCGAACCAAAGTACACTTATTGATTCTGGCGGAGAATCAGATGACGATACCAGTAATAGTTATAATACACCGCCACAAAGTTCCCAACAAACACCGGTGCACGGTGCTTTGGCAAGAAGAGGAAGTTTGTCTGAATCTCTTTTTAGAAGAATTAACACCAGTGAAGCTAGGAAAAGTATTcgcaaatatttaaatttgaacAAATCAAAGACTGAAAATACAGCCACTGAATTAAGTAGTCCGTCCAAAGATTTTACTTCCCTTCATTTAGGAAGACGAAGTAGTTCCTTGGACAG gAGAGAATGTACATCGAATGCAACAGAATGTAATACGTCCAAAAAGAGCAGCGTGAAGTATTACCAAGatgatgaaattaaatatccaAATAGTCCCGTTTTGAGTCGTTTAAGACCGTCTACGCCAAAATTAACTAACAGTCCAATTGTTGCACGTAAAACAATCACGCAAATAGTTAATTCACCAGTATTAGAAAGAACTAAACATTTAGCAAAATCTTCCCCTCAGGCTAAAAATATTGGGTATTTCACTTGTGTTGAAAACAG TCCATATATGTTAAGGAAATCTAATAGTACCGCAAGTTACCAAGAAGGAAACGTTGGCTTTAAtaataaggaaatgttaataaaaactGACAGTGTTCTTCAAAATAGTCCAATTCTTCAACGTAATTTAAGTATCCAAAGATCTTGCAGCAACGCAAATATTAGAAATGTAAAATCACAAAGCCAATCATCTCGTCGTAGTAGTTTCAATAGCAGTGATATTGATAAAACATCTTCGGGAGGAGTATACGTTGCTGCTTCTGATAGTAGCAGCGAGGCCGGTGAACAACAGGCAAAATCTTCATTAGCTTCAGTATCCTctggaattaaattaaaccGAGCTTTTAGTATCAGAAGAGCTag ATTAAACTGTGAATCTGATACTACACCGAATACTACACCAGAAGAAAGGCGTAGAAGAGCACAAAGTGAAGTAAAATCAACAGCtataaataaacaacaaaATTATCATAGAAGTCGTGCGAATAATGTGAATCCGCATACTAAagaatctttaaaaaaatcagAAATTACAAAACCTAGAGCTGTATCTATATCAAGAACTGATAGTACTAGACAGAGTATGAGAGTGCCAAAATCGACGCAT cATACTTCCGGCATACAACGTCCTAATCAAAAAGCAAATAAGGATCAGAAATCTGGTAGAAGTAATTCGACATTAACTTCCAAAGAAGTAGAATTCCAAAATTGGAAACGAAGAAAGAGTTATGACCCGATGAAAGCAGCTGCCGAAGgtagaaagaaattaatagaTAATTCAAAGAAGCATCACAGCACAGAAGACAGTTCAGGAAA CCATGATAGTTCCGTATTAAGATCGGCAAGTTTCCATGGAACTGGCGGTGCTCTTTCATTAACCAATGAATGGTCCGACAACGAATTAAATATTGCTCAAGATGACCATCACATACCTCCACCGTGTAGTCCACAGTTG GAAAGCGATAGTGACTTAGAAACATCGTATTACTTACAAACAACACAAAATGTAGTATCAGCTATGTCAGCTCGTATAACAGTTTGTCGTTCACCTTTAATAGATTCAGATAATGAAAGCGATGAGGATACTAGTCATAGCTTACATAAAAATGTATCAAAAGCATTACACGAGCATACTGATACAGAAAGTAGTGATGATCGTCAGCCTAATGTCCATAGTGTTGCCCCAAACACTAAATATAACAGAGCATTTAG tTTACGCAGAGCACGATTAGACTTACAACCTACTAAATTGCCtacaaatgtaaataaaaataaatcagtCACACATGATACTCGAGAAAAATCTGAGTCTGTAACAACCATTAGCAGAACTGATTCTGGACGTTTCAGCATGCGGTCAAGTAGACCAAATTCa GGATCTAAGATAAAACCAAAACCAAAATTTACAGCGCCTAATGCAAAAGAGGTAGAAATGCAAAATTGGAAACGTCGTAAAAGTTATGATCCCATGAAAGCAGCAATGGAAGGGAGAAAAAAGGCAGGATTAGCAAAGAAAAATGCAAATGCCAATCTTTCCCCAAG TAATGTTGCAAGATCTCGCAGTTTCCATGGCTCATCCGGATTTGGAGTTAGCGATTGGAGTGAAGAAGAGCTGGCTATATCTGCAGATGAGACTACAATTTATTAA
- the LOC114870860 gene encoding uncharacterized protein LOC114870860 isoform X1: protein MTLPSKMAVNMEVEMNTSKGVDTQLSTSNSAEFNNSIRKDTESIENVENSLSSLKNVTIDSEKHDDTTIYAQLEDSEIYVKDLEDNRISTNEEEKVCTESEEKEFSEDGKILKNDCKTEQLRTMSENSTDGHVSQPPLAFTIDFGSKEVDATKYQNLFERYNARHKRNLSTSKVEINTKKPSTLGSSNLMQKQKVSSTHSEGYFSSEDDTKRKTDQLSEKLKQLGSKSSNVSKKSECTVKTSNFQNKQDTMSRSFEQSKQNKYSNKNLSLELGNIDKINAAPHWLPQKSATINDLSRIQLNNYDDDTEKLYTKNIDAADDYEHSSDVSEKVSNINYVKRKSVNTKEHNLSSVSYTMEVNPDDPTETDIDVFNVSNIDGGSDGAVSEAGTYTIHKDYTDEEKARMDIDKVFSVGVLTAEERNEACIHSFKMCVSRDNSTWISEWATQVAEHNSLPPAIDGSTSCTPPLSPSKIPSPIHSRSQRLARSRYEQKDGNLNSESYLRIRERIGLISNQSTLIDSGGESDDDTSNSYNTPPQSSQQTPVHGALARRGSLSESLFRRINTSEARKSIRKYLNLNKSKTENTATELSSPSKDFTSLHLGRRSSSLDRRECTSNATECNTSKKSSVKYYQDDEIKYPNSPVLSRLRPSTPKLTNSPIVARKTITQIVNSPVLERTKHLAKSSPQAKNIGYFTCVENSPYMLRKSNSTASYQEGNVGFNNKEMLIKTDSVLQNSPILQRNLSIQRSCSNANIRNVKSQSQSSRRSSFNSSDIDKTSSGGVYVAASDSSSEAGEQQAKSSLASVSSGIKLNRAFSIRRARLNCESDTTPNTTPEERRRRAQSEVKSTAINKQQNYHRSRANNVNPHTKESLKKSEITKPRAVSISRTDSTRQSMRVPKSTHHTSGIQRPNQKANKDQKSGRSNSTLTSKEVEFQNWKRRKSYDPMKAAAEGRKKLIDNSKKHHSTEDSSGNHDSSVLRSASFHGTGGALSLTNEWSDNELNIAQDDHHIPPPCSPQLESDSDLETSYYLQTTQNVVSAMSARITVCRSPLIDSDNESDEDTSHSLHKNVSKALHEHTDTESSDDRQPNVHSVAPNTKYNRAFSLRRARLDLQPTKLPTNVNKNKSVTHDTREKSESVTTISRTDSGRFSMRSSRPNSGSKIKPKPKFTAPNAKEVEMQNWKRRKSYDPMKAAMEGRKKAGLAKKNANANLSPSNVARSRSFHGSSGFGVSDWSEEELAISADETTIY from the exons ATGACGTTACCTTCAAAAA TGGCTGTGAATATGGAAGTAGAAATGAATACATCAAAAGGGGTTGACACTCAACTTTCGACAAGCAATTCGGCGGAATTTAATAACAGCATTCGAAAGGACACTGAAAGCATCGAGAATGTTGAAAATTCGTTGTCATCCCTTAAAAATGTAACGATTGATAGCGAGAAACACGATGATACTACTATATACGCACAACTGGAAGATTCAGAAATTTATGTAAAAGATCTGGAAGATAATCGAATATCAACgaacgaagaggaaaaagTATGTACTGAAAGTGAGGAAAAAGAATTCTCAGAGGAtgggaaaattttaaaaaacgaTTGCAAGACTGAACAATTAAGAACAATGTCAGAAAATTCTACTGATGGACACGTGTCCCAACCTCCATTAGCTTTTACAATTGATTTTGGCAGTAAGGAAGTTGATGCAACcaaatatcaaaatttatttgaaagataTAATGCTAGACATAAACGAAATTTATCTACATCCAAG gtagaaataaatacaaaaaaacCTAGTACTTTGGGTTCTTCGAATTTAATGCAAAAACAAAAAGTTTCTAGTACACATTCGGAGGGTTATTTTAGTAGCGAGGATGATACAAAACGAAAAACAGATCAACTGTCAGAGAAATTGAAGCAGCTGG gTTCAAAATCATCTAATGTTTCTAAGAAATCTGAATGCACTGTAAAAacatcaaattttcaaaacaaaCAAGATACAATGTCTAGATCTTTTGAGCAATCAAAGCAAAATAAGTATTCCAATAAAAATCTCTCTTTAGAACTTGGCAATATAGACAAAATAAATGCCGCACCTCATTGGCTACCACAAAAATCTGCAACAATAAATGATTTAAGTcgaattcaattaaataattatgatGATGATACCGAAAAGTTATATACGAAAAATATTGATGCTGCAGATGACTATGAACATTCATCTGATGTCTCAGAAAAAGTTTCTAATATCAATTATGTTAAACGTAAAAGCGTTAATACAAAGGAACATAATTTGTCCAGTGTTAGTTATACAATGGAAGTAAATCCAGATGATCCAACTGAAACAGATATAGATGTTTTTAATGTTAGTAATATCGATGGAGGATCAGATGGTGCTGTTAGCGAAGCAGGAACATATACAATTCACAAGGATTACACTGATGAAGAAAAAGCAAGAATGGATATTGACAAAGTATTTAGCGTTGGTGTTTTAACTGCAGAGGAAAGAAACGAAGCATGTATTCATAGCTTTAAG ATGTGTGTTTCAAGAGACAATAGTACATGGATATCAGAATGGGCGACTCAAGTAGCAGAACATAATTCTCTTCCACCTGCAATCGATGGATCAACTAGTTGCACCCCTCCGTTAAGTCCTTCCAAAATACCGTCTCCTATTCATAGTAGATCTCAAAGACTGGCTCGTAGTCGCTAT GAACAGAAAGATGGTAATTTAAATTCAGAATCGTATCTCAGAATAAGGGAAAGAATTGGTCTAATTTCGAACCAAAGTACACTTATTGATTCTGGCGGAGAATCAGATGACGATACCAGTAATAGTTATAATACACCGCCACAAAGTTCCCAACAAACACCGGTGCACGGTGCTTTGGCAAGAAGAGGAAGTTTGTCTGAATCTCTTTTTAGAAGAATTAACACCAGTGAAGCTAGGAAAAGTATTcgcaaatatttaaatttgaacAAATCAAAGACTGAAAATACAGCCACTGAATTAAGTAGTCCGTCCAAAGATTTTACTTCCCTTCATTTAGGAAGACGAAGTAGTTCCTTGGACAG gAGAGAATGTACATCGAATGCAACAGAATGTAATACGTCCAAAAAGAGCAGCGTGAAGTATTACCAAGatgatgaaattaaatatccaAATAGTCCCGTTTTGAGTCGTTTAAGACCGTCTACGCCAAAATTAACTAACAGTCCAATTGTTGCACGTAAAACAATCACGCAAATAGTTAATTCACCAGTATTAGAAAGAACTAAACATTTAGCAAAATCTTCCCCTCAGGCTAAAAATATTGGGTATTTCACTTGTGTTGAAAACAG TCCATATATGTTAAGGAAATCTAATAGTACCGCAAGTTACCAAGAAGGAAACGTTGGCTTTAAtaataaggaaatgttaataaaaactGACAGTGTTCTTCAAAATAGTCCAATTCTTCAACGTAATTTAAGTATCCAAAGATCTTGCAGCAACGCAAATATTAGAAATGTAAAATCACAAAGCCAATCATCTCGTCGTAGTAGTTTCAATAGCAGTGATATTGATAAAACATCTTCGGGAGGAGTATACGTTGCTGCTTCTGATAGTAGCAGCGAGGCCGGTGAACAACAGGCAAAATCTTCATTAGCTTCAGTATCCTctggaattaaattaaaccGAGCTTTTAGTATCAGAAGAGCTag ATTAAACTGTGAATCTGATACTACACCGAATACTACACCAGAAGAAAGGCGTAGAAGAGCACAAAGTGAAGTAAAATCAACAGCtataaataaacaacaaaATTATCATAGAAGTCGTGCGAATAATGTGAATCCGCATACTAAagaatctttaaaaaaatcagAAATTACAAAACCTAGAGCTGTATCTATATCAAGAACTGATAGTACTAGACAGAGTATGAGAGTGCCAAAATCGACGCAT cATACTTCCGGCATACAACGTCCTAATCAAAAAGCAAATAAGGATCAGAAATCTGGTAGAAGTAATTCGACATTAACTTCCAAAGAAGTAGAATTCCAAAATTGGAAACGAAGAAAGAGTTATGACCCGATGAAAGCAGCTGCCGAAGgtagaaagaaattaatagaTAATTCAAAGAAGCATCACAGCACAGAAGACAGTTCAGGAAA CCATGATAGTTCCGTATTAAGATCGGCAAGTTTCCATGGAACTGGCGGTGCTCTTTCATTAACCAATGAATGGTCCGACAACGAATTAAATATTGCTCAAGATGACCATCACATACCTCCACCGTGTAGTCCACAGTTG GAAAGCGATAGTGACTTAGAAACATCGTATTACTTACAAACAACACAAAATGTAGTATCAGCTATGTCAGCTCGTATAACAGTTTGTCGTTCACCTTTAATAGATTCAGATAATGAAAGCGATGAGGATACTAGTCATAGCTTACATAAAAATGTATCAAAAGCATTACACGAGCATACTGATACAGAAAGTAGTGATGATCGTCAGCCTAATGTCCATAGTGTTGCCCCAAACACTAAATATAACAGAGCATTTAG tTTACGCAGAGCACGATTAGACTTACAACCTACTAAATTGCCtacaaatgtaaataaaaataaatcagtCACACATGATACTCGAGAAAAATCTGAGTCTGTAACAACCATTAGCAGAACTGATTCTGGACGTTTCAGCATGCGGTCAAGTAGACCAAATTCa GGATCTAAGATAAAACCAAAACCAAAATTTACAGCGCCTAATGCAAAAGAGGTAGAAATGCAAAATTGGAAACGTCGTAAAAGTTATGATCCCATGAAAGCAGCAATGGAAGGGAGAAAAAAGGCAGGATTAGCAAAGAAAAATGCAAATGCCAATCTTTCCCCAAG TAATGTTGCAAGATCTCGCAGTTTCCATGGCTCATCCGGATTTGGAGTTAGCGATTGGAGTGAAGAAGAGCTGGCTATATCTGCAGATGAGACTACAATTTATTAA